One Mycoplasmoides pneumoniae FH genomic region harbors:
- a CDS encoding MPN085 family protein, which yields MQLTTSQQMQTNFLTTNKHHLLKYTNGLIWCWWLFVISLVLASSTFRGFFLGTINIVNFVFWILALIFGVAVAFINGVLSSELKENSVFQEEQKRFFLGFFFPQMAFCNALWLKLKLSYLNSERENLLEKIKQKLKKLTLSVFVVWGIYCVLATSIYLPNALRILNIYQIPNLIALINNRLSEILPDGNRYFLGHSSFAFHYYEIVSRIPFLVFFIIPTITLITLGCYLFAYLRFINSNKLRKPLSTLSIVIMLTDVVGIIQWIIIDILLIWLNVPFVIFVIFWVIKLVLPLAMIGTFVSSLTIYKKVTSKEWLAIKEEQINLTTMNININMGEQSSKNMNSFENHESNERNSLQIYQQHSSMMSETKRKQSSLSYDARILLPKSPYNTKKTLFLIIFFSIISLILATIGSVFISFAIVQISIPFYVIGGVIWFFTFIFFIVTFVAIVRFIAEYFANKLNALTWKVDLSGLEIKPKEEE from the coding sequence ATGCAATTAACTACAAGTCAACAAATGCAAACTAACTTTCTTACTACAAATAAACATCACTTATTGAAATACACCAACGGTTTGATTTGGTGTTGGTGATTATTTGTTATTTCTTTAGTTTTAGCTTCATCGACATTTAGAGGTTTCTTTCTCGGCACTATCAATATTGTGAATTTTGTGTTTTGGATATTAGCACTGATTTTTGGTGTAGCTGTCGCTTTCATTAATGGTGTTTTGAGTAGTGAATTAAAAGAAAATTCAGTTTTTCAAGAAGAACAAAAACGATTCTTCTTGGGCTTTTTCTTTCCACAAATGGCTTTCTGTAATGCGCTTTGACTGAAACTTAAATTAAGCTATCTAAATTCTGAAAGAGAAAACTTATTAGAAAAAATAAAGCAAAAACTAAAGAAGCTTACCTTGTCTGTTTTTGTTGTTTGAGGAATTTATTGTGTTTTAGCAACCTCAATTTATTTACCAAATGCATTAAGAATTTTAAACATTTATCAAATACCTAACTTAATCGCTTTAATAAATAATAGATTGAGTGAAATTTTGCCAGATGGTAACCGTTATTTTTTAGGTCATTCTTCATTCGCTTTTCATTACTATGAAATAGTTTCAAGGATTCCTTTTTTAGTTTTCTTTATTATTCCAACAATAACCTTAATTACTTTAGGTTGCTATTTATTCGCTTACTTAAGGTTTATAAACTCAAATAAGTTAAGAAAACCACTTTCTACTTTATCAATAGTTATCATGCTGACTGATGTTGTGGGAATAATTCAATGAATAATTATTGATATCTTATTAATTTGGCTTAATGTACCCTTTGTTATATTTGTAATTTTTTGAGTAATAAAACTTGTTTTGCCTTTAGCAATGATAGGTACGTTTGTCAGCTCCTTAACTATTTACAAAAAAGTAACAAGCAAAGAATGATTAGCAATAAAAGAAGAACAAATTAATTTAACGACAATGAATATTAATATTAATATGGGAGAGCAATCATCCAAAAACATGAATTCTTTTGAAAATCATGAATCAAATGAACGAAATAGTCTTCAAATTTATCAACAACATTCATCTATGATGTCAGAAACAAAGAGAAAACAAAGTAGCTTAAGTTATGATGCCAGAATTCTTTTACCTAAAAGTCCCTATAACACAAAGAAAACTTTATTTTTAATTATTTTCTTTTCCATTATCTCCTTGATATTGGCAACTATAGGTAGTGTGTTCATTTCTTTTGCTATAGTTCAAATTTCTATACCTTTTTACGTTATAGGTGGAGTTATTTGATTTTTTACTTTTATTTTCTTTATAGTAACTTTTGTAGCAATTGTAAGGTTCATAGCAGAGTACTTCGCTAATAAGTTAAATGCACTTACATGAAAAGTGGATCTTTCTGGACTAGAGATTAAACCTAAGGAAGAAGAATAG
- a CDS encoding MPN086 family protein, translated as MESALNQEFQIDFCVKNKKLLKILANVLIASWLSFVVFLILGCIAIDLFRFDLYSQFFFNHLSTLSALAWTFFVLAILFGAATLAINGFFYKEIRKKSAFKEDSK; from the coding sequence ATGGAGTCTGCACTAAACCAAGAGTTTCAAATTGATTTTTGTGTAAAAAACAAAAAACTGTTAAAAATTTTAGCTAACGTTCTTATTGCTTCTTGGTTATCGTTTGTTGTTTTTTTAATCCTAGGTTGTATAGCTATTGATCTTTTTCGATTTGATCTTTATTCCCAATTTTTCTTTAATCACTTAAGTACTTTATCTGCTTTAGCATGAACGTTTTTTGTATTAGCAATACTTTTTGGAGCAGCTACATTAGCCATTAATGGGTTTTTCTATAAAGAAATAAGAAAAAAATCAGCTTTTAAAGAAGATTCTAAATAG
- a CDS encoding MPN088 family protein produces the protein MHWIFKKEPNISVQQNPTKENVSDVSMIEINNLTALERDEKVETEDINTNVIANTYTVQANVPTAFQTSETNSNTVTNVPKSPELISIQRLERLKNRYTFL, from the coding sequence ATGCACTGAATTTTCAAAAAGGAGCCTAATATAAGTGTTCAACAAAACCCAACAAAAGAAAACGTTAGTGATGTTAGCATGATAGAAATAAATAATTTGACCGCTTTAGAAAGGGATGAAAAAGTAGAAACGGAAGACATTAATACCAATGTAATAGCAAATACTTATACAGTGCAAGCCAATGTTCCAACTGCATTTCAAACCAGTGAAACAAATAGTAATACTGTTACTAACGTCCCAAAATCTCCAGAGTTAATAAGTATTCAAAGATTAGAAAGATTAAAAAATAGGTATACTTTCCTATAA
- a CDS encoding restriction endonuclease subunit S, with protein sequence MEIKTYKIKDICEASHGREINTKYLRENQGIYPVYSSATSNEGEMGRIKTYDFDGEYVTWTTRWSYAGSIYYRNGKFSASSNCGILKVLNKEINPKFLAYALKKEAKKFVNTTSAIPILRTQKVVEIPIDFPPLQIQEKIATILDTFTELSAELSAELSAELSAELRERKKQYAFYCDYLLNPKNWKEENKYYKLGEIAQKVLVGGEKPADFSKEKNEVYKYPILSNNSKAEEFLVYSKTFRVEEKSITVSARGTIGAVFYRDFAYLPAVSLICFVPKEEFDIRFLFHALRAIKFKKQGSATGQLTVAQFKEYGIHVPSLKKQKEIAAILDPLYSFFTDLNEGIPAEIELCKKQLDYYQNFLFNWVQNQKAASIL encoded by the coding sequence GTGGAGATTAAAACTTACAAAATTAAAGATATTTGTGAAGCTTCACATGGAAGAGAAATAAATACTAAATATCTCCGTGAAAATCAAGGAATTTATCCTGTTTATTCATCAGCAACTTCTAATGAAGGTGAAATGGGCAGAATCAAAACTTACGATTTTGATGGTGAATATGTTACCTGAACTACACGTTGAAGTTATGCCGGTAGCATTTACTATCGAAATGGTAAATTTAGTGCTTCCTCAAATTGTGGAATTTTAAAAGTTTTAAATAAGGAAATAAATCCTAAATTTTTAGCTTATGCTTTAAAAAAAGAAGCAAAAAAATTTGTTAATACAACTTCTGCTATTCCTATCCTTAGAACGCAAAAAGTTGTCGAAATTCCCATTGATTTCCCACCCTTGCAAATTCAAGAAAAAATTGCTACTATCTTAGATACTTTTACCGAGCTAAGCGCCGAGCTAAGCGCCGAGCTAAGCGCCGAGCTAAGCGCCGAGCTAAGAGAGCGAAAGAAGCAGTATGCCTTCTATTGCGATTATTTACTTAACCCAAAAAATTGAAAAGAGGAAAATAAATATTACAAGCTGGGAGAAATAGCTCAAAAAGTTTTAGTAGGTGGTGAAAAGCCTGCTGATTTTAGTAAGGAAAAGAACGAAGTTTATAAATATCCAATTCTTTCTAACAACAGTAAAGCTGAGGAATTTTTGGTTTACAGTAAAACTTTTCGAGTTGAAGAAAAATCCATTACGGTAAGTGCTAGAGGCACAATTGGTGCCGTTTTCTATCGTGATTTTGCTTATTTGCCTGCTGTTAGTTTAATTTGCTTTGTACCTAAAGAAGAATTTGATATAAGGTTTTTATTCCACGCATTAAGAGCCATTAAATTTAAAAAGCAAGGCTCTGCAACAGGCCAGTTAACAGTGGCTCAATTTAAGGAGTATGGTATTCATGTACCTTCGCTGAAAAAACAGAAAGAAATCGCTGCTATCTTAGATCCACTTTACAGCTTTTTTACTGATCTAAACGAAGGTATTCCTGCTGAAATTGAACTGTGCAAAAAGCAATTGGATTACTATCAGAACTTCTTATTTAATTGAGTGCAAAACCAAAAAGCAGCATCAATCCTGTAA
- a CDS encoding MPN090 family protein: MQTILTDQASFNILTSKRNLINKLTITNIVLWALFVFCAIATAFLAISHSFHKNFSFFLESGNSNNEGETTTKVNIHVLVAQILTPIFTVLLILCWMGNIGINSLLFGQLSICQQFQNEKKWLLWAIFIPQLTLTNSLLVREKLKNILDANSNSSTQKNRLTWWMIGFFVVWFIQLFLGFLIYLPAYSAEARLNLNLSFLSFALNSPLPVGHAANGYFFLGLIFAFMDLTIIVLLVISGFILKHLIQTNKTEHKKYQLMFFWTALAIDVIGLIMTISFIVVSFSLEKGDDYLLKTPFFGSSLMALITIATLVTTILLFIRFNKKRLLKN, translated from the coding sequence ATGCAAACTATCTTAACTGATCAAGCTAGCTTCAACATATTAACTAGCAAGAGAAATTTAATTAATAAATTAACTATTACAAACATAGTGCTTTGAGCACTGTTTGTCTTTTGTGCAATAGCCACAGCCTTTTTAGCTATCAGCCATTCTTTTCACAAGAATTTTTCTTTTTTTCTGGAGTCTGGAAATTCAAACAACGAAGGTGAAACAACAACGAAAGTTAATATTCACGTTCTTGTAGCTCAAATATTAACCCCCATTTTTACAGTTTTACTGATTCTTTGTTGAATGGGCAACATCGGGATTAACAGTTTATTGTTCGGTCAACTAAGTATTTGCCAACAATTTCAAAATGAGAAAAAATGATTATTGTGAGCCATCTTTATCCCACAACTCACACTAACTAACTCACTGTTAGTAAGAGAAAAACTGAAGAACATTTTGGATGCAAATAGCAATAGTTCTACTCAAAAGAACAGACTTACTTGATGGATGATTGGCTTTTTTGTTGTTTGATTTATCCAACTTTTTCTAGGTTTCTTAATTTATTTACCAGCTTACAGTGCTGAAGCTCGCTTAAATTTAAATTTATCTTTTTTATCCTTTGCCTTAAATTCACCTTTACCAGTAGGGCACGCAGCCAATGGCTATTTTTTCTTAGGTTTGATTTTTGCATTTATGGATTTAACCATAATAGTACTCCTAGTTATTAGTGGCTTCATCTTGAAGCATTTAATTCAAACTAATAAAACTGAGCACAAAAAATACCAACTAATGTTTTTCTGAACTGCTTTAGCAATTGATGTAATTGGGCTAATTATGACCATTTCATTTATAGTTGTTAGCTTTTCCTTAGAAAAAGGAGATGACTACTTATTAAAAACACCTTTCTTTGGTAGTTCATTGATGGCATTAATTACTATTGCAACGCTTGTAACTACAATCCTTTTATTTATTAGATTTAATAAAAAAAGATTACTTAAAAATTAA
- a CDS encoding MPN413 family protein has product MGGWMLCAPPIYTPHTNSWTERWDRTSWWRWSAQRWSGWSFKIVRANKALRVMAKTKMPLVLIPPSPNKPYSKLAINQELHLIPPKKTSPATSSSLKPRPGPRGCLNARLSWRCPTLSRKVRVPTIKVPMVRAPSTPP; this is encoded by the coding sequence ATGGGGGGCTGGATGTTGTGCGCGCCGCCCATTTACACACCTCATACGAACTCGTGGACTGAAAGGTGGGACAGAACAAGTTGGTGGCGCTGGTCCGCTCAGCGTTGGTCAGGGTGAAGTTTCAAGATAGTTCGAGCCAACAAGGCACTGAGAGTAATGGCCAAGACCAAAATGCCCTTAGTTTTGATACCACCAAGTCCCAACAAGCCTTACAGCAAGCTGGCGATCAATCAGGAACTTCATCTAATTCCACCCAAGAAGACTTCGCCAGCTACATCCTCATCTTTAAAGCCGCGCCCAGGGCCACGTGGGTGTTTGAACGCAAGATTAAGTTGGCGTTGCCCTACGTTAAGCAGGAAAGTCAGGGTTCCGACGATCAAGGTTCCAATGGTAAGGGCTCCCTCTACACCACCTTAA
- a CDS encoding DUF16 domain-containing protein, translating to MKEKIPFYNEKEFHDMMKKTKKGTFSGWYIIDKDNKSVEFSGNFNRQFKLNKPVIPVNTEYVTRKEFNEYKDSNDQRLTKIETTLAAQGEQIRIQGEQIKELQIEQKAQGKTLKLILQTLQKMSDRLNKMDVRLDKLESK from the coding sequence ATGAAAGAGAAAATTCCGTTTTATAACGAAAAAGAATTCCATGACATGATGAAAAAGACCAAAAAGGGCACTTTTTCGGGATGATACATCATTGACAAAGATAACAAAAGTGTGGAATTCTCTGGCAATTTCAACAGACAATTTAAACTTAACAAACCGGTTATACCAGTGAACACAGAATACGTAACGCGTAAAGAGTTTAATGAGTACAAAGACTCAAACGACCAACGACTTACAAAGATTGAAACCACTTTGGCCGCCCAAGGTGAACAAATAAGAATCCAGGGTGAGCAAATTAAAGAACTTCAAATCGAGCAAAAAGCTCAGGGAAAAACCTTAAAGCTAATCTTGCAAACGCTGCAAAAGATGAGCGATCGTTTGAACAAGATGGATGTTCGTCTAGATAAACTAGAGTCTAAGTAG